Below is a genomic region from Pseudomonas svalbardensis.
GCGTCTGCACCGTGGTGCTGGCCCAGGCCGGTGCGACGTGGTTGCTGTCGATTGCCATTTTGCTGGTGGCGGTTGGCAAGGCGTGGCTGATCACTGATGGCTTCATGGAGATGCGCCACGCGCCGCGACTGTGGCGGCGCTTGATGTTGAGCTGGGCGCTGGTGTTGGCGGCGGGGCTGACGCTGGTGTCGTTCCGCTGAAGGAATACAGTCTGTAAAACACCGCAACTCCAATGTGGGAGCGAGCCTGCTCGCGAAGGGGCCGTCACATTCAACATCCCTGTTGACTGACACTCTGCCTTCGCGAGCAGGCTCGCTCCCACATTGGATCTTCGTCAGCCATACGATCTATACCCGACCGAAACCATCTGACTTTCTTGATCGCCATCAAGCAGGTTTCAACCCTTCGCTTCCTATCATGGACGGGCCTAGCAAAGAGGAAACGACCATGTCAGACACCTTCACCAAAGGCATGGCCAGGAACATTTACTTTGGGGGAAGCATCTTCTTCTTCCTGATATTCCTGGCCTTGACCTATCACACGGAACAGACCTTTCCAGAGCGCAGCAATGAAGCGCAGTTAACCGAATCAGTGATTCGCGGCAAGACGGTCTGGGAGCAAAACAACTGCATCGGCTGCCACACGCTGTTGGGCGAGGGCGCCTACTTCGCGCCTGAGCTGGGCAACGTGTTCCAGCGTCGCGGCGGAGAGGCGGGTTTCAAACCCTTCCTGCATGCCTGGATGAAGATGCAGCCACTGGGCGTACCGGGCCGTCGCGCGATGCCTCAGTTCAAGTTGAGTGACCAGGAGGTGGATGACATCGCCGAGTTCCTCAAATGGAGCTCGAAAATCAACACCAATGGCTGGCCGCCAAACAAGGAGGGCTAAGCGATGAGCATTGCAAATCCGCATCTGAAATTCGCCTCGCAATCCGTGGCCAAACCGTACTTCGTGTTTGCTCTGATGCTGTTTCTCGGTCAGATACTGTTCGGTTTGATCATGGGCCTGCAATACGTGGTAGG
It encodes:
- a CDS encoding cytochrome C oxidase subunit IV family protein; this encodes MTVSRVLLVCWAALATLSVCTVVLAQAGATWLLSIAILLVAVGKAWLITDGFMEMRHAPRLWRRLMLSWALVLAAGLTLVSFR
- a CDS encoding c-type cytochrome, giving the protein MSDTFTKGMARNIYFGGSIFFFLIFLALTYHTEQTFPERSNEAQLTESVIRGKTVWEQNNCIGCHTLLGEGAYFAPELGNVFQRRGGEAGFKPFLHAWMKMQPLGVPGRRAMPQFKLSDQEVDDIAEFLKWSSKINTNGWPPNKEG